One window of Enterobacter sp. RHBSTW-00175 genomic DNA carries:
- a CDS encoding type II toxin-antitoxin system Phd/YefM family antitoxin, whose product MQVVTFTEARSRLKDVLDDVNENVETTIISRRNGGDAVVMSLQHYNSMMETIHLMSSPANASRLMESIAQANTGKTTQRDLIDDQASDLD is encoded by the coding sequence ATGCAGGTTGTGACTTTTACTGAAGCCCGAAGCCGGCTCAAAGATGTGTTAGATGATGTGAATGAAAATGTGGAGACGACAATAATCAGCCGCCGCAACGGTGGGGATGCAGTTGTCATGTCTCTTCAGCACTATAACTCGATGATGGAAACCATCCATCTGATGAGCTCGCCTGCCAACGCCAGCCGACTGATGGAATCAATCGCTCAGGCAAATACGGGAAAAACCACACAGAGGGATCTGATAGATGACCAGGCTTCTGATTTGGACTGA
- the ilvN gene encoding acetolactate synthase small subunit, whose product MQKQHDNVILELTVRNHPGVMTHVCGLFARRAFNVEGILCLPIQGSEHSRIWLLVNDDQRLEQMMAQIDKLEDVTKVERNQSDPTMFNKIAVFFE is encoded by the coding sequence ATGCAGAAACAACATGATAACGTCATTCTGGAACTCACCGTCCGTAACCACCCTGGCGTCATGACCCACGTCTGTGGGCTGTTTGCCCGTCGCGCGTTTAACGTAGAAGGCATTCTCTGCTTGCCGATTCAGGGCAGCGAACACAGCCGCATCTGGCTACTGGTTAACGACGATCAGCGTCTGGAGCAGATGATGGCGCAGATCGATAAGCTGGAAGATGTCACCAAAGTGGAACGCAACCAGTCCGATCCCACTATGTTTAACAAAATTGCGGTGTTCTTCGAATAA
- the nepI gene encoding purine ribonucleoside efflux pump NepI — MTEHIQPTTRPQTKEVSRPNWSAVFSVAFCVACLITVEFLPVSLLTPMAQDLGISEGVAGQSVTVTAFVAMFASLFITQVIGTIDRRKVVILFSVLLTLSCLLVSFANNFTLLLLGRACLGLGLGGFWAMSASLTMRLVPARTVPKALSVIFGAVSIALVIAAPLGSFLGGIIGWRNVFNAAAVMGLLCIIWVWKALPSLPGEAAHHKQNMFSLLKRPGVLAGMSAIFMAFAGQFAFFTYIRPVFMTMAGFDVDGLTLVLLSFGIASFVGTSLSSQFLKRSLKVALAGAPLVLAISAAVLVLWGSDKWVASAIAIIWGFAFALIPVGWSTWITRTLADQAEKAGSIQVAVIQLANTCGAAVGGIALDHLGLTSPLVISGTLMLLTALLVAGKVKAR; from the coding sequence ATGACCGAACATATCCAGCCCACGACCAGACCGCAGACCAAAGAGGTTTCACGCCCGAACTGGTCGGCGGTTTTCTCCGTGGCATTCTGCGTTGCCTGCCTGATTACCGTCGAGTTTTTACCGGTCAGCCTGCTGACGCCAATGGCGCAGGATTTGGGTATTTCCGAAGGTGTAGCGGGGCAGTCCGTTACCGTAACTGCGTTTGTGGCGATGTTCGCCAGCCTGTTTATCACCCAGGTGATTGGCACGATTGACCGCCGCAAAGTGGTTATCCTTTTCAGCGTGCTGCTGACGCTCTCCTGCCTGCTGGTTTCTTTTGCCAATAACTTTACCCTGCTGCTGCTTGGGCGCGCCTGTCTGGGGTTAGGGCTGGGCGGTTTCTGGGCAATGTCGGCATCTCTCACCATGCGCCTGGTGCCCGCGCGCACGGTGCCTAAAGCCTTGTCCGTTATCTTTGGTGCCGTGTCTATCGCACTGGTGATCGCCGCGCCGCTGGGCAGTTTCCTCGGTGGGATTATCGGCTGGCGAAATGTGTTTAACGCGGCGGCAGTCATGGGTTTGCTGTGCATTATCTGGGTGTGGAAAGCATTGCCGTCCCTGCCGGGTGAAGCGGCGCATCATAAACAGAACATGTTCAGCCTGCTCAAGCGCCCGGGCGTGCTGGCGGGGATGAGCGCCATCTTTATGGCCTTTGCCGGGCAGTTTGCCTTCTTTACCTATATCCGCCCGGTGTTTATGACCATGGCGGGGTTTGATGTGGATGGCCTGACGCTGGTGCTGTTGAGCTTCGGTATTGCCAGCTTTGTCGGTACGTCGCTCTCATCCCAGTTCCTGAAACGCTCCCTGAAGGTGGCGCTGGCGGGTGCCCCGCTGGTTCTGGCGATAAGTGCAGCGGTGCTGGTGCTGTGGGGCAGTGATAAGTGGGTGGCGTCGGCGATTGCGATTATCTGGGGCTTTGCCTTTGCGCTGATCCCGGTGGGTTGGTCGACGTGGATCACCCGAACGCTTGCCGATCAGGCCGAAAAAGCCGGGTCGATTCAGGTGGCGGTGATCCAGCTGGCGAACACCTGTGGTGCGGCGGTCGGCGGCATTGCGCTGGATCATCTGGGGCTGACCTCACCGCTGGTGATTTCCGGCACGCTGATGCTGTTGACGGCATTGCTGGTGGCGGGGAAGGTTAAGGCACGTTGA
- a CDS encoding DUF1198 domain-containing protein — MVWIMLATLAVVFVVGFRILTSDSRRAIKRLSERLGITLVPVESMIDQFGKTPGNEFIRYLERPDEAHLQNAAQVLLIWQVCIVNGSEENLHTWHRLLRKARLAAPITDAQIRLALGFMREMEPDPQELNAFQLRYNQLFLPQEGVFYLH; from the coding sequence ATGGTCTGGATAATGCTGGCAACCCTCGCGGTGGTGTTCGTGGTCGGATTTCGTATCCTGACCTCTGATTCCCGCCGCGCGATCAAACGTTTAAGCGAGCGTCTGGGTATCACCCTGGTGCCGGTAGAATCGATGATCGATCAGTTTGGTAAAACGCCCGGCAATGAGTTTATCCGCTACCTTGAGCGCCCGGACGAAGCCCATCTGCAAAACGCGGCGCAGGTGCTGCTGATCTGGCAGGTCTGTATCGTCAACGGCAGCGAAGAGAACCTGCACACCTGGCACCGGCTGCTGCGTAAAGCCCGCCTGGCGGCACCGATTACCGATGCGCAAATCCGCCTCGCGCTGGGTTTTATGCGCGAGATGGAGCCAGACCCGCAGGAACTTAATGCCTTCCAGCTGCGCTACAATCAGCTCTTCTTGCCGCAAGAGGGCGTGTTTTACCTGCACTGA
- the uhpA gene encoding transcriptional regulator UhpA: MTTIALIDDHLIVRSGFAQLLNLEPDFQVVAEFGSGREALAGLPGRGVQVCICDISMPDLSGLELLTQLPKGMATIMLSVHDSPALVEQALNAGARGFLSKRCSPDELIAAVRTVSTGGCYLTPDIAIKLAAGRQDPLTRRERQVAEKLAQGMSVKEIAADLDLSPKTVHVHRANLMEKLGVSNDVELARRMFDTWQ, from the coding sequence ATGACCACTATCGCCCTTATCGACGACCACCTTATCGTCCGCTCAGGATTTGCTCAGCTTCTGAACCTTGAACCTGATTTTCAGGTGGTGGCCGAGTTTGGTTCTGGCCGCGAGGCGCTGGCCGGTTTGCCCGGGCGCGGGGTGCAGGTCTGTATCTGCGATATCTCAATGCCGGATCTCTCAGGGCTGGAGTTGTTAACCCAGCTGCCAAAGGGAATGGCGACCATCATGCTTTCGGTTCACGACAGCCCGGCGCTGGTGGAACAGGCGCTTAACGCGGGGGCGCGCGGATTCCTTTCCAAACGCTGTAGCCCGGACGAACTTATCGCCGCCGTACGCACCGTCTCCACTGGCGGCTGCTACCTGACGCCGGATATTGCCATCAAGCTGGCGGCAGGACGCCAGGATCCGCTGACCCGACGCGAACGCCAGGTGGCGGAGAAGCTTGCTCAGGGAATGTCGGTAAAAGAGATTGCAGCTGATCTGGATCTGTCACCCAAAACCGTCCACGTCCACCGTGCCAACCTGATGGAAAAACTCGGCGTCAGCAACGATGTCGAGCTGGCGCGCCGCATGTTTGATACCTGGCAATGA
- a CDS encoding type VI secretion system tube protein TssD, translating into MTLPAYLFLYDDHGVQVNSDCQAPGREGAIEVLNSSYGLRQSVDSFTGSMTGTRQHDPIKIHKQLDKTSPFFAIAVCESRRLQKAVLKYYETSEAGFEVEVYSITLKSVVISSVDFTHIYYPGSSVPNMHEVIGLRFREIEWNYHKGNIKYDDAWIKPSKQQENNR; encoded by the coding sequence ATGACACTGCCAGCATATTTATTTTTATACGATGACCATGGAGTGCAGGTCAATAGCGACTGTCAGGCTCCAGGTAGAGAAGGGGCGATTGAGGTTTTGAATAGTAGCTACGGTTTAAGGCAAAGTGTTGATAGTTTTACGGGAAGCATGACGGGAACGCGACAGCATGACCCGATAAAAATTCATAAGCAATTAGATAAAACAAGTCCCTTCTTTGCTATTGCCGTTTGTGAATCCAGACGATTACAGAAAGCCGTACTTAAATATTATGAAACTTCAGAGGCGGGATTTGAGGTAGAAGTTTATAGCATTACGCTGAAAAGCGTAGTTATCTCCTCTGTCGATTTTACTCATATCTACTATCCGGGAAGCTCTGTGCCAAATATGCATGAAGTTATAGGGCTAAGATTTAGAGAGATTGAATGGAACTACCATAAAGGAAATATAAAGTATGATGATGCATGGATAAAGCCGTCAAAGCAGCAAGAAAATAACAGATAA
- a CDS encoding putative T6SS immunity periplasmic lipoprotein has protein sequence MKRLIVASFTVLLSGCPGGKPAPAHRSVFIQAGTICFSVNKTDILNHYNVYYSPKGKYTVIAAKDNIQLSYPKTCINVKLENGYQYNIYYGLNGKQYTDAFFIDKDGGL, from the coding sequence ATGAAAAGGTTAATCGTTGCTTCGTTTACAGTCCTTCTTTCTGGCTGCCCAGGCGGTAAACCAGCTCCTGCGCACCGTAGTGTTTTTATTCAAGCTGGCACCATCTGCTTTAGTGTGAACAAAACAGATATACTAAACCATTATAATGTTTACTACTCACCGAAAGGTAAATACACGGTTATCGCAGCAAAAGATAACATTCAATTATCTTACCCTAAAACATGCATCAACGTTAAATTAGAAAATGGTTATCAGTATAATATTTACTATGGCCTCAATGGTAAACAATACACTGATGCATTCTTTATTGATAAAGATGGAGGATTATAG
- a CDS encoding SRPBCC domain-containing protein, translating to MKQSAIIWPNDYLPGTTDNFASNEIIVAGLSAKDIWAQLNDTTLWPGYYSNAEDIRFHDGSGPELSANARFRFTTFGFPVEAQVTEYVPPVDGEAARIAWHGWVEGEANSRLDVIHAWLFEDLPGNRVRILTQESQKGVPAQELARTVPNPMINGHQEWIVGLANAALKARG from the coding sequence ATGAAACAATCCGCGATTATCTGGCCGAACGACTATCTGCCAGGCACCACCGATAACTTTGCATCTAACGAAATCATCGTCGCCGGGCTGAGCGCCAAAGACATTTGGGCGCAGCTTAACGACACGACTCTGTGGCCGGGCTATTACAGCAACGCTGAAGATATCCGCTTCCATGACGGCAGTGGTCCTGAACTGAGTGCCAACGCCCGTTTCCGCTTCACCACCTTTGGCTTCCCGGTTGAAGCGCAGGTGACGGAATATGTGCCGCCGGTTGACGGTGAAGCGGCACGTATCGCCTGGCACGGCTGGGTGGAAGGAGAGGCGAACTCGCGTCTGGACGTGATCCACGCATGGCTGTTTGAAGACCTGCCCGGCAACCGCGTGCGCATCCTGACCCAGGAGTCACAAAAAGGCGTTCCGGCACAGGAATTAGCGCGTACCGTGCCGAACCCGATGATTAACGGCCACCAGGAGTGGATTGTCGGATTAGCCAATGCCGCCCTTAAGGCTCGCGGGTAA
- a CDS encoding MFS transporter, which yields MFKTPANATPISDKAEIDARYRYWRRHILATIWLGYALFYFTRKSFNAAAPEILASGVMVRTDIGLLATLFYITYGLSKFFSGIVSDHSNARYFMGFGLIATGVVNILFGFSTSLWAFALLWALNAFFQGWGAPVCARLLTTWYSRNERGGWWAIWNTAHNVGGALIPIVVGAAALHYGWRAGMMIAGGLAILAGVFLCWRLRDRPQTVGLPAVGDWRHDEMEIAQQQEGAGLTRKEILTKYVLKNPYIWLLSLCYVLVYVVRAAINDWGNLYMSETLGVDLVTANSAVTMFELGGFIGALVAGWGSDKLFNGNRGPMNLIFAAGILLSVGSLWLMPFASYVMQAACFFTTGFFVFGPQMLIGMAAAECSHKEAAGAATGFVGLFAYLGASLSGWPLARVIDIWHWSGFFAVIAIAAGISALLLLPFLNAQAPRETSVM from the coding sequence ATGTTTAAAACGCCTGCCAACGCCACCCCTATAAGCGATAAAGCAGAAATCGACGCCCGCTACCGTTACTGGCGACGCCATATCCTGGCAACCATCTGGCTCGGTTACGCCCTGTTCTACTTCACCCGCAAAAGTTTTAACGCCGCAGCACCCGAAATCCTGGCCAGCGGCGTGATGGTGCGCACCGATATCGGCCTGCTGGCGACGTTGTTTTACATCACCTATGGCCTGTCGAAGTTCTTCTCCGGTATTGTCAGCGACCACTCTAATGCCCGCTATTTTATGGGCTTCGGGCTGATTGCCACCGGGGTAGTGAATATCCTGTTTGGTTTTTCCACCTCGCTGTGGGCCTTTGCGTTGCTGTGGGCGCTGAACGCCTTTTTCCAGGGCTGGGGCGCGCCAGTGTGCGCCCGCCTGCTCACCACCTGGTATTCGCGCAACGAGCGTGGTGGCTGGTGGGCGATATGGAACACCGCGCATAACGTTGGCGGCGCGTTGATCCCGATTGTGGTGGGTGCGGCGGCGCTGCACTACGGCTGGCGGGCGGGAATGATGATTGCGGGCGGCCTGGCAATACTTGCCGGGGTATTCCTGTGCTGGCGTTTGCGCGACAGGCCGCAGACCGTGGGGCTGCCTGCGGTGGGCGACTGGCGGCACGACGAAATGGAAATCGCCCAACAGCAGGAAGGCGCAGGGCTGACCCGCAAAGAGATCCTCACCAAATATGTGCTGAAGAACCCCTATATCTGGCTGCTGTCGCTCTGTTACGTGCTGGTCTACGTGGTGCGTGCGGCGATCAACGACTGGGGTAATTTGTATATGTCCGAAACGCTCGGCGTGGATCTGGTAACGGCGAACTCGGCAGTGACCATGTTCGAGCTGGGTGGGTTTATCGGCGCACTGGTGGCGGGCTGGGGTTCGGACAAGCTGTTTAACGGCAACCGTGGCCCGATGAACCTGATTTTCGCCGCCGGGATATTGCTCTCGGTCGGCTCGCTGTGGCTGATGCCGTTTGCCAGCTACGTGATGCAGGCGGCGTGCTTCTTCACCACCGGTTTCTTCGTGTTCGGCCCGCAGATGCTGATCGGTATGGCAGCGGCAGAGTGCTCGCACAAAGAGGCGGCAGGCGCGGCAACGGGCTTTGTCGGGCTGTTTGCTTACCTGGGGGCATCGCTTTCCGGCTGGCCGCTGGCACGGGTGATCGACATCTGGCACTGGAGCGGTTTTTTTGCGGTGATCGCCATTGCAGCGGGGATTTCTGCCCTGCTGTTGCTGCCATTTTTAAACGCTCAGGCCCCACGCGAAACCAGTGTGATGTGA
- the uhpT gene encoding hexose-6-phosphate:phosphate antiporter, protein MLAFLNQVRKPTLDLPLDVRRKMWFKPFMQSYLVVFIGYLTMYLIRKNFNIAQNDMISTYGLSMTQLGMIGLGFSITYGVGKTLVSYYADGKNTKQFLPFMLILSAICMLGFSASMGTGSVSLFLMIAFYALSGFFQSTGGSCSYSTITKWTPRRKRGSYLGMWNISHNLGGAGAAGVALFGANYLFDGHVIGMFIFPSIIALIVGFIGLRFGSDSPESYGLGKAEELFDEEISEEDKETEENEMTKWQIFVEYVLKNKVIWLLCFSNIFLYVVRIGIDQWSTVYAFQELKLSKEVAIQGFTLFEVGALVGTLLWGWLSDLANGRRALVACVALALIIATLGVYQHASNQYVYLASLFALGFLVFGPQLLIGVAAVGFVPKKAIGAADGIKGTFAYLIGDSFAKLGLGMIADGTPIFGLTGWAGTFAALDAAAIGCIVLMAMVAVLEERKIRRENRAQKQKLKAA, encoded by the coding sequence ATGCTGGCCTTCTTAAACCAGGTACGTAAGCCGACCCTGGATCTGCCGCTCGATGTGCGGCGCAAAATGTGGTTCAAACCCTTCATGCAGTCCTACCTGGTGGTCTTTATTGGCTACCTGACCATGTACCTGATCCGCAAGAATTTTAACATCGCGCAGAACGACATGATCTCGACCTACGGGCTGAGCATGACGCAGCTGGGGATGATTGGCCTGGGCTTCTCCATCACCTACGGCGTGGGTAAAACGCTGGTTTCCTATTACGCCGACGGCAAAAACACCAAGCAGTTCCTGCCGTTTATGCTGATCCTCTCCGCCATCTGTATGCTCGGCTTTAGCGCCAGCATGGGCACTGGCTCGGTCAGCCTGTTCCTGATGATCGCCTTCTACGCACTCAGCGGTTTCTTCCAGAGTACCGGCGGGTCGTGCAGCTATTCCACCATCACCAAATGGACGCCGCGTCGTAAGCGTGGGTCGTATCTTGGCATGTGGAACATCTCCCACAACCTCGGGGGGGCGGGTGCGGCTGGCGTGGCGCTGTTCGGTGCTAACTATCTGTTCGACGGGCACGTGATCGGCATGTTTATCTTCCCATCGATTATCGCCCTGATTGTCGGTTTTATCGGCCTGCGCTTTGGCAGCGACTCCCCGGAATCTTACGGCCTTGGTAAAGCTGAAGAGTTGTTTGACGAGGAGATCAGCGAAGAGGACAAAGAGACCGAAGAAAACGAGATGACCAAATGGCAGATCTTTGTTGAGTATGTGCTGAAAAACAAAGTGATCTGGCTGTTATGTTTCTCAAACATCTTCCTGTACGTGGTGCGTATTGGTATCGACCAGTGGTCTACCGTGTATGCCTTCCAGGAGCTGAAGCTTTCCAAAGAAGTCGCGATCCAGGGCTTTACCCTGTTTGAAGTGGGCGCGCTGGTCGGCACGCTGCTGTGGGGCTGGCTTTCTGACCTTGCCAATGGCCGTCGTGCGCTGGTGGCCTGCGTGGCGCTGGCCCTGATCATCGCGACCCTTGGTGTTTATCAACATGCCAGCAACCAGTACGTTTACCTCGCATCGCTGTTCGCGCTTGGCTTCCTGGTGTTTGGCCCGCAACTGCTGATCGGCGTAGCCGCCGTCGGCTTCGTGCCGAAAAAAGCGATCGGCGCTGCCGATGGAATTAAGGGCACCTTCGCGTACCTGATTGGCGACAGCTTCGCCAAGCTCGGTCTGGGGATGATCGCCGACGGCACACCGATTTTCGGCCTCACCGGCTGGGCAGGCACCTTTGCCGCGCTGGATGCAGCAGCCATTGGCTGTATCGTCCTGATGGCGATGGTCGCGGTGCTGGAAGAGCGTAAGATCCGCCGCGAAAACCGCGCACAGAAGCAGAAATTGAAAGCAGCCTGA
- a CDS encoding Txe/YoeB family addiction module toxin, with product MTRLLIWTDNGWDDYLWWQQQDKKTLRRINKLIEDAKRHPFDGLGKPEPLKGNLSGYWSRRINDTDRLVYGVTDSAITILMCRYHYYS from the coding sequence ATGACCAGGCTTCTGATTTGGACTGATAACGGCTGGGATGATTACCTGTGGTGGCAACAGCAGGACAAGAAAACGCTTCGCAGAATCAACAAGCTGATTGAAGATGCGAAGCGCCATCCTTTCGACGGACTGGGCAAACCGGAACCGCTAAAAGGCAACCTTTCCGGCTATTGGTCACGCCGGATAAACGATACTGATCGCCTTGTTTATGGCGTAACGGATAGCGCCATTACCATCCTGATGTGCCGCTATCACTATTATTCCTGA
- a CDS encoding LysR family transcriptional regulator codes for MKADLRTLDLNLLKALDALLDERSVTRAAARLALTQPAVSGMLNRLRDYFDDPLFIRAPHGIVPTTRAEALAAPIKRILADIDVLLQPVIFDPLTASITVTLAATDYALRAVIVPFIAALKVQAPHIRVRVVPVEPERLVAQLEQGKIDLALLTPHTTPDELHSRALYDERYVCMMRADHPDAGKPLSLERFCTLEHVLVSYEGESFHGVTDDALAKAGRERRVGLSVSSFLVLPEVLTISDMIAVVPQRMAENRADMFVCDTPVPVAGFTKSMAWHGRTHRNPAQQWLRELLLETSGRQ; via the coding sequence ATGAAAGCAGATCTGCGCACGCTGGATCTTAACCTGTTGAAAGCACTGGATGCCCTGCTGGACGAGCGCAGCGTCACCCGAGCCGCGGCGCGCCTTGCCCTTACGCAGCCTGCGGTGAGCGGGATGCTAAACCGCCTGCGCGATTACTTCGACGACCCGTTGTTTATCCGCGCCCCACACGGCATTGTGCCAACCACCCGCGCGGAAGCGCTGGCCGCGCCCATCAAGCGCATTCTTGCGGATATCGATGTGCTGTTGCAGCCCGTCATTTTTGACCCGCTCACGGCGAGCATCACCGTGACCCTCGCCGCCACCGACTACGCCCTGCGCGCGGTGATCGTACCGTTTATTGCCGCCCTTAAGGTGCAGGCCCCTCACATCCGCGTGCGCGTGGTGCCGGTAGAGCCGGAGCGCCTCGTCGCCCAGCTTGAGCAGGGGAAAATCGACCTCGCCCTGCTGACGCCGCACACCACACCTGATGAGCTCCACAGCCGCGCGCTTTATGATGAACGGTACGTCTGCATGATGCGCGCCGATCACCCGGATGCGGGCAAACCGCTTTCACTTGAGCGCTTTTGTACTCTGGAGCATGTGCTGGTGTCTTATGAGGGCGAAAGCTTCCACGGCGTGACCGACGATGCGCTGGCAAAGGCCGGGCGCGAGCGACGCGTGGGATTATCGGTGAGCAGCTTCCTGGTGCTGCCGGAGGTGCTGACCATCAGCGATATGATCGCCGTAGTGCCGCAGCGCATGGCCGAAAACCGGGCGGATATGTTTGTGTGTGACACGCCTGTTCCGGTAGCCGGATTCACCAAAAGCATGGCCTGGCACGGACGCACGCACCGTAACCCGGCGCAGCAGTGGCTGAGGGAGTTGTTGCTGGAGACGAGCGGGCGGCAATAA
- a CDS encoding type IV secretion protein Rhs: MSVDERIRPTSGTAIMPGGVRQLTIGEIALSKTLFGGSLNYSLIWVHRESHLPFNLQPVDVAMTPNGELWFREETYSPDFSLEQDLTKKLRFMHEMVHAWQSQKGMFVRTRGMFSRFADYSYSLDKSHFLHYGLEQQASIASDYWLLLNYGFEGNKGLYEYLDYTPDESIYTLIHKYRSAMNGFPG, encoded by the coding sequence ATGTCAGTAGATGAACGAATTAGACCCACCTCAGGGACAGCCATAATGCCTGGAGGGGTAAGACAACTTACGATAGGCGAGATCGCGCTGTCTAAAACACTTTTCGGTGGAAGTCTCAATTACAGTTTAATTTGGGTACATCGTGAAAGCCATCTCCCCTTTAACCTTCAACCTGTAGATGTTGCAATGACGCCCAACGGTGAACTTTGGTTCAGAGAGGAAACATATTCACCAGACTTCTCATTAGAACAAGATCTAACAAAAAAGCTTAGATTCATGCATGAAATGGTTCATGCATGGCAATCACAAAAAGGAATGTTTGTCAGAACACGAGGCATGTTTTCCCGGTTTGCAGATTATAGTTACAGCTTAGATAAATCTCATTTTCTTCATTACGGCTTAGAGCAACAAGCATCAATAGCCAGCGATTATTGGCTATTACTCAATTACGGTTTTGAAGGTAATAAAGGGTTATATGAATATCTTGATTATACTCCTGACGAATCTATTTACACCTTGATTCATAAATATCGTTCTGCCATGAATGGGTTCCCTGGATGA
- the uhpB gene encoding signal transduction histidine-protein kinase/phosphatase UhpB has translation MSPVFSRLIAVVASFFIFSAAWFCLWSISLHLVERPALAVLLFPFGLRLGLMLQCPRGYWPVLLGAEWLMLVWLAQEVALAHLPLLISGSVLALIPVALISRYRHQRDWRTLLRQGAALIAAALLQSLPWMGEKEMLNALLLTLTGGLTLAPTCLVIWHYLTSTVWQPLGPALVSQPVNWRARHLIWYLLLFVVSLWLQLGLPAELSRFTPFCLALPIIALAWHYGWQGALIATLMNAIALIASQTWHDHPVDLLLSLLAQSLTGLLLGAGIQRLRELNQSLQTELARNRRLAERLLETEETVRQEVARELHDDIGQTITAIRTQAGIVQRLAAENAGVKQGGAHIEQLSLGVYDSVRRLLGRLRPRQLDDLSLEQAVRSLMREMELESRGIVSHLDWRIHEPGLSEGQRVTLFRVCQEGLNNIVKHASASAVTLQGWQQDERLMLVIEDDGCGLPPGSGQQGFGLAGMRERVTALGGTLTLSCTHGTRVSVSLPLRYA, from the coding sequence ATGAGTCCCGTTTTCTCGCGGCTGATTGCCGTGGTCGCCAGTTTTTTTATCTTCTCTGCCGCCTGGTTTTGCCTGTGGAGTATCAGCCTGCATCTGGTTGAACGCCCGGCGCTGGCGGTGCTGCTGTTCCCCTTCGGCCTGCGTCTGGGATTGATGCTGCAATGCCCGCGCGGTTACTGGCCGGTGCTGCTCGGCGCTGAGTGGCTGATGCTGGTGTGGCTGGCGCAGGAAGTGGCGCTGGCGCATCTGCCCTTATTGATTTCCGGCAGCGTGCTCGCGCTTATCCCGGTTGCACTTATCTCCCGATACCGTCACCAGCGCGACTGGCGCACGCTGTTGCGTCAGGGGGCGGCGCTGATTGCCGCCGCGCTGCTCCAGTCCCTGCCGTGGATGGGTGAAAAAGAGATGCTCAACGCGCTGCTGCTGACGCTCACTGGCGGCCTGACGCTCGCGCCAACCTGCCTGGTTATCTGGCATTACCTCACCAGCACCGTCTGGCAGCCGCTCGGCCCGGCGCTGGTGTCTCAGCCGGTAAACTGGCGCGCGCGGCATCTCATCTGGTATCTGCTGTTATTCGTCGTGAGCCTGTGGTTGCAGCTCGGCCTGCCTGCGGAGCTTTCGCGCTTTACACCGTTTTGTCTGGCGCTGCCGATCATTGCGCTTGCCTGGCATTACGGCTGGCAGGGGGCGCTGATCGCCACACTGATGAACGCCATTGCCCTGATTGCGAGCCAGACCTGGCACGATCATCCGGTAGATTTACTCCTTTCTCTGCTGGCGCAAAGCCTGACCGGGCTGCTGCTTGGGGCGGGCATTCAGCGTCTTCGTGAACTGAACCAGTCCCTGCAAACCGAGCTGGCGCGTAACCGTCGTCTGGCAGAACGCCTGCTGGAAACCGAAGAGACTGTACGACAGGAGGTGGCGCGTGAGCTGCATGACGATATCGGCCAGACCATTACCGCCATCCGCACCCAGGCGGGCATTGTTCAGCGTCTGGCGGCGGAAAACGCGGGCGTGAAGCAGGGAGGGGCGCATATCGAACAGCTTTCGCTCGGGGTGTATGATTCGGTTCGCCGCCTGCTGGGGCGGCTGCGTCCACGTCAGCTGGACGACCTTTCCCTTGAGCAGGCCGTGCGTTCCCTGATGCGCGAGATGGAGCTGGAAAGTCGCGGAATTGTCAGCCATCTCGACTGGCGCATCCATGAGCCAGGGCTGAGCGAAGGCCAGCGCGTCACGCTGTTTCGCGTCTGCCAGGAGGGGTTGAACAATATTGTTAAGCACGCCAGCGCCAGCGCGGTAACCCTACAGGGCTGGCAGCAGGATGAACGTCTGATGCTGGTGATTGAAGATGATGGCTGCGGCCTGCCTCCGGGTTCGGGCCAGCAGGGTTTTGGCCTTGCGGGGATGCGCGAACGCGTAACGGCGCTCGGCGGGACATTGACCCTCTCCTGCACCCACGGCACGCGCGTTAGCGTCAGCTTGCCGCTGCGTTACGCATAA